In one window of Henckelia pumila isolate YLH828 chromosome 1, ASM3356847v2, whole genome shotgun sequence DNA:
- the LOC140874012 gene encoding uncharacterized protein encodes MPSYITQEIIKLLIPRFGLSNKRFWKFKAKSQYSMKSGYRVGSGLHNPPANQSDSVIMKNWWNFIWSLTIPPKIWIFWWRVFHNIIPTMMNLRKHHVPVFGWCCPLCHTYADSTCHSLFYCSKVKKFQKECGGMGESQEVWKPEYSRDLYVFVVHLERGELEEFVCRAWVVWGARCKAVHSIDNQESILYPTNTIFLLNDYRQAMSELAKPRAIEERSSPTLWEKPTANWHRIDVDASFNKAITQCGLGGVIRNQNGHVVVAFGKAVKIPDSIVLGELLARVCVFSDSLLAVQAVTEPFNDLSYVGSCALEIR; translated from the coding sequence ATGCCGAGCTATATAACTCAAGAGATAATTAAGCTCCTTATTCCACGCTTTGGATTGAGTAATAAGAGATTCTGGAAATTCAAAGCTAAAAGCCAATATTCGATGAAGAGTGGGTATCGAGTTGGTAGTGGGCTGCATAATCCGCCGGCAAACCAATCGGATTCTGTGATAATGAAAAATTGGTGGAATTTTATTTGGTCCCTGACTATCCCTCCAAAGATTTGGATATTCTGGTGGCGAGTTTTTCATAACATCATTCCTACTATGATGAATCTGAGAAAACATCATGTGCCCGTCTTTGGATGGTGCTGCCCTCTTTGTCACACTTATGCAGATTCAACATGCCATTCACTTTTTTACTGCTCTAAGGTGAAGAAGTTCCAGAAAGAATGTGGGGGTATGGGGGAGTCTCAAGAGGTTTGGAAGCCAGAATATTCAAGAGATTTGTAtgtgtttgtggtccatttggAGAGGGGCGAACTTGAGGAGTTTGTGTGCCGTGCATGGGTTGTATGGGGTGCAAGATGCAAAGCCGTTCACAGTATTGATAATCAAGAGTCGATCCTATATCCCACTAATACAATTTTTCTGTTGAATGATTATCGGCAAGCCATGAGCGAGTTAGCGAAGCCTCGTGCCATTGAAGAGAGATCGTCACCAACTTTGTGGGAGAAGCCGACAGCAAATTGGCATAGGATTGACGTGGATGCAAGTTTCAACAAGGCGAttactcaatgtggacttgggGGTGTGATTCGGAACCAGAATGGACATGTGGTAGTAGCTTTTGGCAAAGCAGTTAAAATACCAGATTCTATAGTCTTGGGAGAATTGCTTGCTCGCGTGTGCGTTTTTTCTGATTCACTTTTGGCAGTACAAGCAGTCACGGAGCCATTCAATGATCTAAGTTATGTTGGTTCTTGTGCTTTAGAGATTAGATAA